Within the Drosophila melanogaster chromosome 3R genome, the region TCCCATCCCTGGATGGCCTATCTGTACAACGAGTTTCATTATTTCTGCGCTGGCACACTGATAACCAATCGTTAGTATATTTGACATCCTCTTCAGCACACCACTAATAATCTTTAGCTCAGAATTCGTCCTGACGGCCGCCCATTGCATTGAAGCGTCTAAAAACTTGTGAGTAAATCGAGCTAGAATCCATTCTTAATTGGAAACTGAACTAATTCCTCTTACAGAACAGTTCGTTTGGGAGGAAGTGGACTTACACGAAGTGACGGATCCATGTGCCAGATCACAGCTGAGGACTACTCTGTCAGCATGGCCATCAAGCATAAGTACTTCACTCCTTCGATCATGCTAAACGACATCGCCATGATTCGCCTTGCGAGAACTGTGAAATTTTACGGTAGCTTTTATTTCGCACCCATTAATTAGctccaaaataaaaaacatgaTCCACTTCATTGCAAGATCACATCAGGCCGATCTGCATTATCCTGGACCCGGCGGTGAGACTCTTGCTGGAGGACGGTATGACGCTCATGGCCACCGGTTGGGGATTGGCTGACAAAAGaatgcatccacatcttctccAGGAAGCCCCCATCACAGTGATGAATAGGAATGTGTGTAGCAAACTGTATGACGTCGCGATAACACAGGGTCAAATCTGTGCCGGAGACAAGGAGACCAACACTTGCTTGGGCGACTCGGGCGGACCACTTGGAGGTGTAGTCAACTACTATGGAGATCTTCGGTTCGTCCAGTACGGGATAACAAGCTTCGGTGATATCGAATGCCGCTCACCGAGTATCTATACAGATCTGAGCACCTACTCCGGATGGATTAATATGGTTGTGAGTCAATATAGAAAATAATTTCTATTAATTATTACCATTAGGAAtctattttgaaaataaatacatatttaatatttaattaattcgtTAAAACAAGAGATCCTTTAGTCGCTTcgtatttcatatttaatgcGTTTGAAGACCATATctttttaggattaaaaagAACTCAGAAAGAAATGAGCTTTAGATGGTACATTCATTTTCcttcataaatatatatcatgTTCGACTTATATATCAAGAGGTAGAAGACATTTGGAAAGTTTCATGACGATACCTTTAAAACCAAGAAACTGTTCTTGATACTGGTCGAGAATCTATTCTGACTAAAATCAATGTACCCTTTGGTGAGTATAAACTATGGGCAAACTATGGGGCAACCTGGGGAAATAGTGAAAGTGATTAGATATTAGGGTATAAACTGTGATCTTTGGACAGGATTCTGTTACTCTGCGACACTCTACGTATTTGGCAAAACagaatataaattgaaaagcacTCAGATTTCTTCAGAAGGATTTCTGAGAAATCCGAATCAACTgagttttaaataataaatactcTGGCTTCCCGATAAGTCCCATAATTTTACATATAAACACACTTTCAGTGAATAAACAAGTTCCCCATAATCGAAGCATGATAAGCACGGTGGTGGCTATAGATCCCAACGAATCACCAATCAGTTGCAAAATGAATGTCGTTGTGGTAGGACTAACGTTTTTCCTACTCCCGCTTCTGGGATCGACTCAATTTCTTGACATGGCCTGTGGGATTCGAGCTCATAGCCCCAGTGTTCCACGGGTCAAGAATGGAACTGTGGCCAGCTTGACTTCGAGTCCCTGGATGGCTTTTCTCCACTCAACGGACGGAAGATTCATTTGTGGCGGATCTCTGATCACGAATCGTAGGTAAATTGCACCTATTCGACCAGCCGTTTGTAATCTTGGTATTTTCGTGCAGGTCTGGTACTAACTGCCGCGCATTGCTTCCTTGATAGAACAGAGTTGTAGGTTTTGAACTagtaaatcattaaaaatatagTTCATATAACATAATTTTATCCTGTAGAGTAGCTCGGCTAGGAGAGTATGACAGAGAGGAGTATGAGATGTGTCACGATAGTTACTGTACCTATAGAATAGAAGCTATGGTGGAGAGAGGCTTCCGGCATCGACATTACAATCCAATGACGATGGCCTACGATATAGCAATTCTTCGTCTGTACAGAAAAGTGCAGTACACAGGTTGCACACTATGTAGACTAAAAATATGCCTTTTACTAACACTCTATCCTATACAGATAATATAAGGCCCATCTGTATTGTAATAGACCCCAGATGGAGGAAGTACATCGACTCCTTGGACCCATTGACTGGCACTGGATGGGGCAAGACGGAATCTGAGGGAGACAGTGCCAAGCTCAGGACCGTCGACTTGGCTCGCAAACATCCGGAGGTTTGCCGGAGGTATGCCACACTATCCCTGACGGCCAACCAGTTTTGTGCTGGTAACGAGAGAAGCAATCTGTGCAACGGCGATTCCGGCGGTCCGGTTGGGGCATTGATCCCGTACGGAAAATCGAAACGTTTCGTCCAGGTGGGAATCGCTAGCTTCACAAACACACAATGCGTGATGGTTAGCGTTTTTACAGATGTGATGAGCTATGTCGACTGGATTCTCGCAGTGCATAACTACCACAAATAACTACTTTCCTGAAATGATtcaatgaaaaaaataaacgacTCATAGCTCTTTAATgagatttttaatttaataatttaatgcTTGTATATAAAAACTTATTGAAAACACTTTCAGTTTGAAACGCAGCCCTAAAATTGTCATTCTACAAAagcttgttttgcatttgcttcACATCTAATGCAAATCCCCCATTTTTGGTAATAGCAAAACACTTTTCACAATCAGTGGGCCATAAAAAGGAAGTTTTCCAACGGAATGCATTACGCTAATTAATTCTTGATATATGGCTAGGGAGCTGTGGCCAAAACGAGGCCACAAACCTGCAACTGGGCGTAAAAAAGAGACGGCGGCAATAAAGGggaaaaaataacacaaaaaaatggagTTTCATTtgctccatttttttttttttttattcgtaAATTTACTGGACAGTTTCTTCTTGAGCTCTCTGCAAATTCGcaaaggcaattaaaatttagcAGACTTTAAAGCTGCGCTCCAGTGACAGATGCCGCGGTAAAACTTTAAtggcaaaaagggaaaaatatgaaaaagcCAGCAGGCAGGGAGGAAATGACGGGGGAAACAGCGAAAGTGAACAGTTGCCAGGGTCTGGGCGGTGTATCCTGGCACGGATTCTGCATCTTCAGCCTTAagttttttattcatttttgagCGCCACATGTGTCCCCATACACAGAGGGCACTCCCCATTCACTTGTCTTAAAGTTTATTCATAAGTTAAAGAATAcgcattgaaatatttaaaaccatGACCAACGTTTGTTTAAGTACTTCGAAGTGGTATCCTTTGAAAGATTTGAGATTTAAtctctatatatattacattatCCCTAGTCTGATTTCTGGCAGTGCATTTATACACTTGTGGCAACGTATTTCCGACAGGAAACCATTCGCAGCCACCGCCAAAATGTGGCAACATCGCCAGAGACAACAGAGGATGAAGGAAGCTTACTTCCTATTCCTCTATGTAGACCCGCGCCTGGAACTCCACATACACATCCTCGCACTCCTCGTCCTCCTGGTACTTCGCTAACCAACTGCTAAACGCACTGAGAACTTTCCCACACACATACTATACTATATGCCACATTCTGCCGCAGCGAAAGTGCGCGGAAGTAATAAAACATGCGTGAGGCGCGGAGGCTGCAACTTTGCGACGCTTGTTGCACTCGCTATTGCAATTGTCTGGAAAGTGTTGCGACATTGGTGGTGCAGCAGGAAGATGGGGTGCTACAGGGGGATGTGTGGTGGGAGGGGTGCCCGGTGGGTGGCAGCATTTGTGCTTAAGTGCCGCAATATTTGTAGAGcggcaaatattttccatgtAATTTATGTCTGCGGTTAGACAAGCATATGGAAGCTAAATCATAACTATATGTCTTAGGATCAGAACGCTAAATCATAACTATACGTGTTAGAATCGTGGAATCTATTATGCAGTTAAATGcaacaattataaaaattcagttgaatttaaaattcgcTTTTATAAATTTCGAATATTCAAAAGGAATCAACCTTTTTTGAAGACATATGTACCTatgtatacaaaataaatCACACAGTTCTTCTGGCATATCCGCTTTAGGGCGAATAATTCAGGACCTTTGAAATGGGCATCTTGCAACCGATAATTGCCAATGAGGCAACTGTATCAGGTGCTATTCAGCATGATTTGTGTTTGCCAAAATAAGAGTAGGAATTAAGTCATCGAAAGTGAAGTTAATGGCTGGCCGCAAGAGTCAGGCAGGATACACCTACTGGCGATTCGACGGAGGAGGATCCTGGACAACAGCTGCCACACAGGCACACCGAGCACCTCGATCTCGATCTAATTTAGGCGTATTAGTTGCCCCGCAACAAAGGGCAGGGTGAATTCGAATAAAGGCAAGAA harbors:
- the CG43336 gene encoding uncharacterized protein, which produces MNVVVVGLTFFLLPLLGSTQFLDMACGIRAHSPSVPRVKNGTVASLTSSPWMAFLHSTDGRFICGGSLITNRLVLTAAHCFLDRTELVARLGEYDREEYEMCHDSYCTYRIEAMVERGFRHRHYNPMTMAYDIAILRLYRKVQYTDNIRPICIVIDPRWRKYIDSLDPLTGTGWGKTESEGDSAKLRTVDLARKHPEVCRRYATLSLTANQFCAGNERSNLCNGDSGGPVGALIPYGKSKRFVQVGIASFTNTQCVMVSVFTDVMSYVDWILAVHNYHK
- the CG43335 gene encoding uncharacterized protein, with the protein product MKSAAFLVIISVCQWLCRFGESRLLEPNCGIRTMPSFHRTRIIGGSDAEITSHPWMAYLYNEFHYFCAGTLITNQFVLTAAHCIEASKNLTVRLGGSGLTRSDGSMCQITAEDYSVSMAIKHKYFTPSIMLNDIAMIRLARTVKFYDHIRPICIILDPAVRLLLEDGMTLMATGWGLADKRMHPHLLQEAPITVMNRNVCSKLYDVAITQGQICAGDKETNTCLGDSGGPLGGVVNYYGDLRFVQYGITSFGDIECRSPSIYTDLSTYSGWINMVVSQYRK